A single window of Chlamydia ibidis 10-1398/6 DNA harbors:
- a CDS encoding SUMF1/EgtB/PvdO family nonheme iron enzyme: protein MVSIEELKDEFFGDYRIVTYLGKTLWSQDLLAEHRFIKKRYILKVVRDELASLDGFMSVFHETIVKLAKVQHFGLLNFENVSQFEGRYFLVTQEKELPILSLSQYLGSKNLGELEIVNILGQLANVLDFAHSHDLVHGGLDLESIYIDVSGDMPRISLPELGFAHFLRNYLTKINLNDGDKDNLLSKIQYLNMFEPPEGGEATASRDIYAFGVVAYILLMGIFPKGIFPMPSQTLPDYHYDWDHLLLSCLSYSPESRANTLSSLIVKKTLGEQFNNVKAKCSREELRVIVEETLPQEDQPIPQAIIRQGEEFASPDSSRLEFVLVEAKSIDEAMNTSIDGPKEIVEKEDGYSEALQSLLVREPVVSRYIEEEKQEANRQPLSTEMVFIEGGSFIRGGQEGQRDEQPDHEILLPSFFLDIHPVTNEQFVRYLESIGSEQDKHYNELIRLRDSRIQRRSGKLVIEPGYAKHPVVGVTWYGATSYAAWIGKRLPTEAEWEVAASGGKARLRYPCGEEIDKSLANFFSSDTTPVMSYPANSLGLYDMAGNVYEWCQDWYGYDFYEISAQEPDVPQGPPQGVYRVLRGGCWKSLKEDLRCAHRHRNNPGAVNSTYGFRCAKGVD, encoded by the coding sequence ATGGTTAGTATCGAAGAGTTAAAAGATGAATTTTTTGGTGACTATAGAATTGTCACTTACTTGGGTAAAACTCTATGGAGTCAGGATCTTCTTGCAGAACACCGATTTATTAAAAAACGCTATATTTTAAAAGTCGTGCGTGATGAATTAGCATCTTTAGATGGTTTCATGAGCGTATTTCATGAAACTATCGTAAAACTAGCGAAAGTACAGCATTTTGGCTTGTTAAATTTCGAAAACGTTTCACAATTTGAGGGAAGGTATTTTCTAGTCACTCAAGAAAAAGAATTGCCTATACTGAGTTTGAGTCAATACTTAGGAAGCAAAAATTTAGGAGAACTAGAAATTGTTAATATATTAGGACAATTAGCCAATGTTCTCGACTTTGCACATTCCCACGATCTTGTGCACGGAGGGTTAGACCTTGAATCAATATATATTGATGTTTCAGGTGATATGCCTAGGATTTCTCTTCCTGAGTTAGGGTTTGCTCATTTTCTCCGTAATTACCTCACTAAGATAAATTTGAATGATGGCGATAAAGATAACTTATTATCGAAAATTCAATATCTGAATATGTTTGAACCTCCAGAGGGAGGAGAGGCAACAGCAAGTCGAGATATTTATGCTTTTGGTGTAGTGGCATATATTCTTCTTATGGGGATATTTCCAAAAGGAATTTTCCCTATGCCTTCTCAAACTCTCCCTGATTATCATTACGATTGGGATCACCTACTGCTATCTTGTTTGTCTTATTCTCCTGAGTCAAGAGCGAATACCTTATCTTCTTTAATCGTAAAGAAAACTTTAGGAGAACAGTTCAATAATGTTAAAGCTAAGTGTAGTAGGGAAGAATTAAGAGTGATAGTTGAAGAAACTCTACCACAGGAAGACCAGCCTATTCCTCAAGCAATTATCAGACAGGGAGAAGAGTTTGCTTCCCCCGATTCTAGTCGTTTAGAATTTGTCCTTGTTGAAGCTAAATCAATTGATGAAGCTATGAATACTTCTATAGACGGACCAAAAGAGATTGTAGAAAAGGAAGATGGTTATTCTGAAGCTTTACAGTCTTTGTTGGTTCGTGAACCCGTGGTTAGTCGTTATATTGAGGAGGAAAAACAAGAAGCAAATCGACAACCTTTGTCTACGGAAATGGTCTTTATTGAAGGAGGTAGCTTTATTCGTGGAGGTCAAGAAGGACAACGGGATGAACAACCTGATCATGAAATATTGCTTCCAAGTTTTTTCCTCGATATTCATCCTGTTACTAATGAGCAATTCGTTAGATATTTAGAAAGTATCGGTAGCGAACAAGATAAACATTATAACGAATTAATTCGTTTGCGTGATTCTAGAATACAAAGACGTTCAGGGAAGCTAGTTATTGAACCTGGCTACGCTAAACATCCTGTTGTTGGCGTAACTTGGTATGGAGCTACAAGTTATGCTGCTTGGATAGGGAAGCGACTTCCTACGGAAGCTGAATGGGAAGTTGCAGCATCTGGAGGCAAGGCTCGTTTACGTTATCCTTGTGGTGAGGAGATTGATAAGAGTTTGGCAAATTTCTTTAGTTCAGATACGACACCAGTTATGAGCTATCCTGCTAATTCTTTAGGTCTTTATGATATGGCAGGTAATGTTTATGAGTGGTGCCAGGATTGGTATGGATACGATTTTTATGAGATTTCTGCTCAAGAGCCGGATGTTCCTCAAGGGCCTCCTCAGGGAGTGTACCGAGTTTTACGAGGAGGATGTTGGAAAAGCTTGAAAGAAGATCTTCGCTGTGCTCATCGTC